A window of Paremcibacter congregatus contains these coding sequences:
- a CDS encoding type IV secretory system conjugative DNA transfer family protein, with amino-acid sequence MIERLRHHPWVKYWPLILAPLSLLLGEWIYLTFLHAHLAHSLGQTLWFTAHYSAPCLLALLMEIYHRRFGFIPHKTRQLLWGIALVVILIPAYDHLRQIGAFDGHKGGLIDVPALARFNRVLLAQILLTALVSGLFLFLLALPVPDSRKAKRSRYGELGDARFMNLREARQQFSEGGICLGEAYRPDQDKDLQNIKFDPAQKHTWGQGGRKPLLRSAARDASGHGLVFVGSGGFKTTGFAVPTALEWDGPLICFDPSLEIGPLVHAARKRKGYRVISLNPKYAATNNFNALEWILNSPDDMEENVGVISSWIIGPTAHLGGTGKYFAESADNLIRAILADLLFDDNVPPEDKTLAELRRSIAQSSEDLRRFLETIALSSDSPLARSMASTLYDLAPDQFSGIVGQAQTATAFLDIAKFGALVSGTSFSLDELVKGETDIFINVPLESLLATPAIGKIIMAAFLNGIMKADGRYSKRVMVLVDEAFQLGKGFQPLLKARDVGRKYGISLALLYQSVGQLVDNYGEEGRQAFFESAAYRIYSAVQDHKTAQSLSDECGNYTGYVRNAASSSRNGLFGLLGPENHSVSRSITKVPLITADEILQMRRDEALIFSVGNRPLRCSRPIYFRRRDMVQRTGKRRF; translated from the coding sequence ATGATTGAGCGCCTGCGCCATCATCCCTGGGTCAAATACTGGCCCCTGATTTTGGCGCCCCTGTCCCTGCTGCTCGGTGAATGGATTTACCTGACCTTTCTTCATGCCCATCTTGCCCACAGCCTCGGCCAGACCCTATGGTTCACGGCTCATTATTCCGCCCCCTGCCTGCTCGCCCTCCTCATGGAGATCTATCACCGGCGCTTTGGCTTTATCCCCCATAAAACCCGGCAACTGCTCTGGGGAATTGCCCTCGTCGTGATTCTTATCCCCGCCTATGATCACCTGCGTCAGATCGGCGCCTTCGACGGTCACAAAGGTGGATTGATTGACGTCCCCGCCCTCGCCCGCTTCAATCGGGTGCTGCTTGCCCAGATCCTCCTCACCGCCCTCGTCTCAGGCCTGTTTCTTTTTCTGTTGGCCCTGCCGGTGCCGGACTCCCGCAAGGCTAAAAGAAGCCGCTACGGCGAGCTTGGTGACGCCCGATTCATGAACCTGCGCGAAGCCCGCCAGCAGTTCAGCGAAGGCGGCATTTGTCTCGGCGAAGCCTACCGACCGGACCAGGACAAAGACCTGCAGAATATCAAGTTCGATCCGGCGCAAAAACACACCTGGGGTCAGGGCGGACGGAAACCCCTGTTGCGTTCCGCCGCCCGCGACGCCTCCGGCCACGGGCTGGTCTTCGTCGGCTCCGGCGGCTTCAAGACCACGGGCTTCGCGGTGCCGACCGCCCTCGAGTGGGACGGCCCGCTGATCTGTTTCGATCCCTCCCTGGAGATCGGGCCTCTGGTGCATGCCGCGCGTAAACGCAAAGGCTACCGGGTGATCTCCCTCAATCCCAAATATGCCGCCACCAATAATTTCAACGCGCTCGAATGGATCTTAAACTCCCCCGACGATATGGAGGAGAATGTCGGCGTCATCTCCAGCTGGATCATCGGGCCCACCGCCCATCTTGGCGGCACCGGCAAGTATTTTGCGGAGTCCGCCGACAATCTCATTCGGGCGATATTGGCCGACCTGCTGTTTGACGACAATGTCCCGCCGGAGGATAAAACCCTGGCCGAGCTCAGGCGGTCCATCGCCCAGAGCAGCGAGGACCTGCGCCGGTTCCTGGAGACCATCGCCCTCTCCTCGGACAGTCCCCTGGCCCGCTCCATGGCGTCCACCCTCTATGACCTGGCCCCCGATCAGTTCTCCGGCATCGTCGGTCAGGCCCAGACCGCAACCGCCTTTCTTGATATCGCCAAGTTCGGCGCGCTGGTCTCCGGCACCAGCTTCTCCCTGGACGAGCTGGTCAAGGGCGAGACCGATATCTTTATCAATGTGCCCCTGGAAAGCCTGCTCGCCACCCCCGCCATTGGCAAGATCATCATGGCCGCCTTCCTCAACGGCATCATGAAAGCCGATGGTCGCTATTCAAAGCGGGTGATGGTGCTGGTCGATGAAGCCTTTCAGCTCGGCAAGGGCTTCCAGCCGTTGCTCAAGGCCCGCGACGTGGGCCGCAAATACGGCATCTCCCTCGCCCTGCTCTATCAGTCCGTCGGCCAGTTGGTCGACAATTACGGCGAAGAGGGGCGGCAGGCCTTCTTTGAGAGCGCCGCTTACCGGATCTATAGCGCCGTCCAGGATCACAAGACCGCCCAAAGCCTGTCCGACGAATGCGGCAATTACACCGGCTATGTCAGGAACGCCGCTTCCTCAAGCCGGAACGGTCTTTTTGGCCTGCTCGGGCCGGAGAACCATTCCGTCAGCCGCTCCATCACCAAGGTCCCCCTGATCACCGCCGATGAGATCCTCCAGATGCGCCGCGACGAGGCCCTGATCTTCTCGGTCGGCAATCGCCCCTTAAGATGCTCCCGCCCGATCTACTTCAGGCGACGCGATATGGTACAGCGGACGGGGAAGCGGCGGTTTTAG
- a CDS encoding SDR family oxidoreductase, with the protein MNKLQDKVAIVTGASSGIGYETALLFARQGAKLIVSARRQKELDELVSKITKAGGTALAVVGDIKKEATAKALVEVAISNFGELHIAFNNAGWMGEMGPTPDVSLAGFEETIATNLTAAFLGAKFQIPAMLESGGGSIIFTSTFVGYTAGMPGMAAYAAAKSGLIGLTQALAAEFGPQKIRVNALLPGGVNTPMGRSAAETPEAMEFVKGLHALKRTAEPEEIAQSALYLASDASSFTTGTAMLVDGGVSINRT; encoded by the coding sequence ATGAACAAACTACAAGATAAAGTTGCCATTGTTACGGGGGCCAGCTCAGGTATTGGCTATGAAACCGCTCTGCTTTTTGCCCGCCAAGGTGCAAAACTTATCGTTTCTGCACGCCGCCAGAAAGAGCTCGATGAGTTGGTCAGTAAAATTACAAAAGCCGGTGGCACAGCCCTTGCTGTCGTCGGAGACATCAAAAAAGAAGCCACGGCGAAAGCCCTGGTTGAAGTGGCAATATCAAATTTTGGCGAACTTCATATCGCATTCAACAATGCAGGGTGGATGGGCGAAATGGGGCCAACGCCGGACGTATCGCTTGCTGGATTTGAAGAAACTATTGCAACGAACCTGACCGCTGCATTTCTCGGTGCAAAATTTCAAATTCCGGCAATGCTGGAATCTGGTGGCGGTTCCATTATATTCACGTCAACTTTTGTTGGATATACAGCAGGCATGCCAGGCATGGCCGCTTATGCGGCTGCTAAATCTGGACTGATTGGTCTGACGCAAGCACTGGCAGCGGAATTTGGGCCCCAGAAGATAAGGGTGAATGCATTGCTGCCGGGCGGCGTAAATACACCAATGGGCAGAAGTGCCGCAGAAACACCGGAAGCAATGGAATTTGTTAAAGGCCTGCATGCTCTTAAACGTACAGCTGAACCCGAAGAAATTGCACAGTCCGCTCTGTATTTAGCATCAGATGCTTCAAGCTTCACAACAGGAACGGCCATGTTGGTAGACGGCGGTGTTTCTATCAATCGCACCTGA
- a CDS encoding AAA family ATPase, whose protein sequence is MAIQFARMRILSRSTGANVVRSAAYNARSQGQSELTGERFYFANRDGSEHHAVLLPEGAPAEMADFRVLWNEAQAAEKRINSQEAKELLLALPSNPEITAGHRLEMARAFVQENFVDHGLAAQLDIHHPHQGAENYHAHVLLTTRRVGPAGMGAKARDLNGQFAKGTMMDGERWGEVWRDFQNDYFVRHHLDVRVDEISLLPGEHIGPERLRSAGDVLALKRNEERGKLARDLMAEPERVLNHLTRQRSSFSVRDLNRYIDQYDFDEATATRIFEAVIRCDQTLYTMDRNGEIADRFTTVAVWAEETEALTLSRALLAEQDPMIPKARAEMLADNSGLSGEQTAALQAGLTGSRLTVIRGRAGTGKSYCLKVLRQGLIESHHDVIGLGPTNMVASALRKEGFDHSSTVHAFLFREKLGRLTLQEGTRLVVDEAAMLDSGTLKGLLDVAYRHRAGVILVGDDGQLSAIERGGLFRDIAVVANAVEISQVRRQTESWSRDATEALSRGDVAAALKAYDDRGFIIRSAGDETAKAALIDKWQSDFDRDPEASRFVFAYRNKDVSDFNMAMRAHLQKRGLVGDKNHSFVTKHGRFDFAAGDRIVMTGTDKQAGLINGQAARITRIEGQRLTLDLEGQTQMLDAGRFRDFRHGYAGTIYKGQGRTVDQAYIYHTKHWGRTNAYVALSRHRQAVHMFVAGDYGDPERLIKSLSREDHKLTSLALTLADHNSPGKAFEMSATGLNDTFDETVADLRGYRRLDPCRAALAHLQADIAAGEITRHPEAQALSRARGSHHDVRKHVSLARRSLRDLSTAQRYLTRAGKMLLR, encoded by the coding sequence ATGGCCATTCAATTTGCCCGCATGAGAATCCTCTCCCGCTCCACCGGCGCCAATGTGGTGCGCAGCGCCGCCTATAACGCCCGCTCTCAGGGTCAGTCAGAGCTCACCGGCGAACGGTTTTATTTTGCCAACCGGGACGGATCAGAACATCACGCCGTGCTGTTGCCGGAGGGCGCGCCGGCGGAGATGGCCGACTTTCGGGTGCTGTGGAATGAGGCCCAGGCGGCGGAGAAGCGGATCAATTCTCAGGAGGCCAAGGAACTACTCCTCGCGTTACCGAGCAATCCTGAGATCACTGCTGGGCACCGGCTGGAGATGGCGCGGGCCTTCGTGCAGGAGAATTTTGTCGATCACGGGCTCGCGGCCCAACTCGATATCCATCACCCGCATCAGGGGGCGGAGAATTACCACGCCCATGTCTTGCTCACCACCCGCCGGGTCGGACCAGCGGGCATGGGGGCGAAAGCCCGGGATCTCAATGGCCAGTTTGCCAAGGGCACGATGATGGACGGTGAGCGCTGGGGCGAGGTCTGGCGCGACTTTCAGAATGACTATTTTGTCAGACATCATCTGGATGTCCGCGTCGATGAAATCAGTCTTCTGCCCGGGGAGCATATCGGTCCGGAGCGCCTGCGCAGCGCGGGCGATGTCCTGGCCCTGAAGCGCAATGAAGAGCGGGGCAAGCTCGCCCGGGATCTGATGGCGGAGCCGGAGCGGGTGTTAAATCATCTCACCCGCCAGCGGTCGTCTTTCTCGGTGCGGGATCTAAACCGTTATATCGACCAATATGATTTTGACGAGGCGACGGCGACCCGGATATTCGAGGCAGTGATCCGCTGTGATCAGACGCTCTATACCATGGACCGGAATGGCGAGATCGCTGATCGCTTTACCACGGTCGCGGTGTGGGCGGAGGAGACCGAAGCTCTGACGCTGTCGCGCGCGCTGCTGGCGGAACAGGATCCGATGATCCCGAAAGCCCGGGCGGAAATGCTTGCGGATAATTCTGGCTTGAGCGGTGAGCAGACGGCGGCCTTGCAGGCGGGGCTGACGGGATCGCGCCTGACGGTCATTCGCGGCCGGGCCGGCACCGGCAAAAGCTATTGCCTGAAGGTGTTGCGACAAGGTTTGATCGAAAGCCATCATGACGTCATCGGGCTCGGGCCGACCAATATGGTGGCCTCGGCTCTCCGCAAGGAGGGCTTTGACCACTCATCAACGGTGCATGCCTTCCTGTTCCGGGAGAAGCTTGGCCGGCTCACTTTGCAGGAGGGGACCCGGCTGGTGGTGGATGAGGCGGCGATGCTCGACAGCGGCACCCTCAAAGGCCTGCTTGATGTGGCCTACCGTCATCGGGCGGGGGTTATTCTGGTGGGTGATGATGGGCAATTGTCCGCCATTGAGCGCGGCGGCCTGTTCCGCGATATCGCGGTTGTCGCCAACGCCGTGGAAATCAGCCAGGTGCGCCGCCAGACAGAGAGCTGGAGCCGGGACGCGACGGAAGCCCTGTCGAGGGGCGATGTGGCGGCCGCTCTCAAGGCCTATGATGATCGGGGGTTCATTATCCGCAGCGCCGGAGACGAGACCGCGAAGGCCGCCCTGATTGACAAATGGCAGAGTGACTTTGACCGTGATCCTGAGGCCAGCCGCTTTGTCTTTGCCTACCGCAACAAGGACGTCAGTGACTTTAATATGGCCATGCGGGCGCATCTGCAGAAACGGGGATTGGTGGGGGATAAGAACCATAGTTTTGTCACCAAACACGGCCGGTTTGACTTTGCCGCCGGCGACCGGATTGTTATGACCGGCACCGATAAACAGGCCGGCCTGATCAATGGCCAGGCAGCACGCATCACCCGGATCGAAGGACAGCGCTTGACCCTCGATCTGGAGGGCCAGACCCAGATGTTGGACGCCGGGCGCTTCCGCGACTTCCGCCATGGCTATGCGGGCACCATCTATAAGGGCCAGGGCCGGACGGTCGATCAGGCTTATATCTATCACACCAAACATTGGGGCCGCACCAACGCCTATGTGGCCCTGTCGCGCCACCGACAGGCGGTGCATATGTTTGTTGCCGGAGATTATGGGGATCCTGAAAGACTGATCAAAAGCCTGAGCCGTGAAGATCACAAGCTCACCAGTCTTGCCCTGACGCTTGCCGATCACAACAGCCCGGGCAAAGCGTTTGAAATGAGCGCCACCGGGCTCAATGATACCTTCGACGAGACCGTCGCCGACCTGCGCGGCTATCGTCGCCTGGATCCCTGCCGGGCGGCCCTGGCGCATTTGCAGGCGGATATCGCGGCGGGGGAGATTACCCGGCACCCCGAGGCGCAGGCGCTGTCGAGGGCGCGGGGCAGTCATCATGACGTGCGCAAGCATGTCTCTCTGGCGCGGCGGTCCTTGCGGGATCTCTCCACAGCACAGCGCTATCTCACCCGCGCCGGGAAAATGCTGCTGCGGTGA
- a CDS encoding DUF7683 domain-containing protein, whose translation MQQYCITKYDKSKRDKNGTYPDDCDQWTESCDVGRHINGKKVQLRDYFRVEDRYIKAALALFDYADLPYLRLTNAHLHDYQMEILRKKNKHFHELSFSSIDFREDAIICRDEIPTVLKMIFRNLGEAKLEFQGKFFIHIGWDFYMYIGAHVSNNSLIEKIEEDGLYVLEWDSPYTPQKMNELELFIDRSSKETNLYDDSFRIEINVKELHSLRDLWGYSKEHPFLGVWEIKSDHAEGLKPFVSHAFDFDKFRYWLHTDGWED comes from the coding sequence ATGCAGCAGTATTGCATCACCAAATACGACAAATCAAAACGCGACAAAAATGGAACCTATCCTGACGACTGTGATCAATGGACCGAAAGTTGCGATGTTGGTCGTCACATTAATGGAAAGAAAGTTCAACTTAGAGATTATTTTAGGGTTGAGGATCGGTATATAAAGGCAGCACTCGCCTTGTTCGACTACGCGGACTTACCATATCTTCGGCTCACAAATGCACATCTTCATGATTATCAAATGGAGATATTACGTAAGAAAAATAAACACTTCCACGAACTGTCTTTTTCATCTATCGACTTTAGGGAAGACGCAATCATTTGCAGGGATGAAATACCAACGGTACTTAAAATGATCTTCCGCAATTTGGGTGAGGCCAAACTAGAGTTTCAGGGGAAATTCTTCATTCATATTGGCTGGGATTTTTATATGTATATAGGTGCTCATGTTTCGAATAATTCTCTAATTGAAAAAATCGAGGAAGATGGGTTATATGTGCTGGAATGGGATAGCCCATACACGCCTCAAAAAATGAATGAATTAGAACTATTTATTGATCGTTCAAGCAAGGAAACTAACCTATATGATGATAGCTTCCGAATTGAGATTAATGTCAAAGAATTGCACAGCCTTAGAGATCTCTGGGGGTATTCTAAAGAGCATCCGTTTTTGGGGGTATGGGAGATAAAGTCCGATCACGCTGAAGGACTGAAGCCATTTGTAAGTCACGCTTTTGATTTTGATAAGTTCCGGTATTGGCTACATACAGACGGCTGGGAAGATTAA
- a CDS encoding RHS repeat-associated core domain-containing protein: MRLLSNVTEQMAVLSSRRIEFLYDGADMVGEYNSSGALARRYVHGPGLDAPLVWYEGSGTSSRRWLHADARGSIVAVTGTNGAALETVQYDPYGVPSSYGGSRFLYTGQMSLPEAELYHYKARTYAPSLGRFLQADPIGYAGGMNLYAYVGGEYFNYSSGLAGVAAERSAISHSGGGGGGTIITQTKATDQNICSKGSYCWTDMYNFYAYTPGKLSGYWHSGRGGNIVIDSTQQAWAHYNNGNGETATLGPNTRNAIRNSSDQLERLERITSGQTPSLTGNYGIDITSVHFYVGKTNIYYKTTCGTNMCSTTFTNQYDGFWDPLSLQVVDWGEDGLGPNLELSGGHPFAFEAWSWTVYHPNPYR; this comes from the coding sequence GTGAGGTTACTTAGTAATGTAACGGAACAAATGGCAGTCCTCAGCAGCCGCCGCATCGAATTCCTCTATGACGGCGCCGATATGGTCGGGGAATATAACAGCAGTGGCGCCCTCGCCCGCCGCTATGTGCATGGCCCCGGCCTGGATGCACCGCTGGTCTGGTATGAAGGCAGTGGCACCAGCAGTCGGCGCTGGCTGCATGCGGATGCGCGCGGCTCCATTGTCGCCGTGACGGGCACCAATGGTGCGGCGTTGGAGACGGTGCAATATGATCCTTATGGCGTACCATCGAGCTATGGCGGTAGTCGCTTTCTCTATACGGGGCAGATGTCCCTACCGGAAGCGGAGCTCTATCATTATAAGGCGCGCACCTATGCGCCAAGCCTTGGTCGCTTCCTCCAGGCGGACCCCATTGGCTATGCAGGTGGTATGAATCTCTATGCCTATGTCGGTGGAGAATATTTTAATTATTCCAGTGGCTTGGCAGGAGTTGCCGCAGAACGAAGTGCAATTTCCCATAGCGGCGGCGGTGGCGGTGGTACAATAATCACCCAGACCAAGGCGACAGACCAGAATATCTGCTCGAAAGGTTCGTACTGCTGGACGGATATGTATAATTTTTATGCCTATACGCCGGGAAAATTATCAGGATATTGGCATTCGGGCAGGGGAGGAAATATAGTAATCGACTCCACTCAGCAAGCTTGGGCGCATTATAACAACGGTAACGGAGAAACTGCTACATTAGGACCAAATACTCGAAATGCAATTAGGAATAGTTCGGATCAGCTTGAAAGGTTAGAACGGATCACTAGCGGGCAAACTCCGAGTCTTACCGGAAACTATGGTATAGACATCACGAGCGTGCACTTTTATGTAGGTAAAACAAATATTTATTATAAAACCACTTGCGGTACCAATATGTGTTCTACGACATTTACAAATCAATATGATGGCTTCTGGGACCCACTCAGTTTGCAAGTCGTAGATTGGGGAGAGGACGGGCTAGGGCCAAATTTAGAATTATCTGGCGGACATCCTTTCGCGTTCGAAGCATGGTCGTGGACTGTTTATCATCCCAATCCGTATCGTTAG
- the traD gene encoding conjugal transfer protein TraD: MDAVQKRERHQQSRLAKERSLKASARKKENARKFQLGGMVVKVGLHRLSDDQILGALLDQKRRLEVEEDEILVMWEELCQSTLLAPERIPVTIKFSDKPPEEITKTIKAHGLRWNRITKQWEGMILDDLLLELSTLVGADNLTVVSHD, translated from the coding sequence ATGGACGCAGTTCAGAAACGGGAAAGACATCAGCAAAGCAGGCTCGCCAAAGAACGCAGCCTCAAGGCATCGGCCCGCAAAAAGGAGAACGCCCGCAAGTTTCAGCTCGGGGGCATGGTCGTCAAGGTCGGCCTACACCGTCTGAGTGACGACCAGATCCTCGGCGCCCTGCTCGACCAGAAGCGCCGCCTCGAGGTTGAGGAGGACGAGATCCTGGTCATGTGGGAAGAGCTCTGTCAGTCGACCCTCCTTGCGCCCGAGCGGATTCCGGTCACCATAAAATTTTCTGACAAGCCGCCTGAGGAAATCACCAAAACCATCAAGGCCCACGGCCTGCGCTGGAACCGCATCACCAAGCAATGGGAGGGGATGATCCTCGATGATCTGTTGCTGGAATTAAGCACGCTGGTCGGCGCTGACAATCTGACGGTTGTCTCCCATGATTGA
- a CDS encoding RNA polymerase sigma factor: MSRPQHTPPPEAEEVRTSILTQLVAKYHRALMRYFWASTRDHGAAEDLTQEVYYRLSRFQDPAALAQTEGYLFKIASNLLKNKWRDDGVRRRVLHVEYDDGLERATPQGYGGLGAVVQNIDDRDQCRYLLKVLNGFPPKTRDVFLLARFEGMSYHEISQHCGMSTHMVKKHMMKAIAQVKVAMECYG; the protein is encoded by the coding sequence ATGAGCCGCCCGCAACACACCCCGCCGCCGGAGGCGGAAGAGGTGCGGACCAGCATCCTGACCCAGCTTGTCGCCAAATATCACCGGGCCCTGATGCGGTATTTCTGGGCCTCGACCCGGGATCACGGGGCGGCCGAAGACTTGACCCAGGAGGTCTATTACCGGCTATCCCGGTTTCAGGATCCGGCGGCGCTGGCCCAGACGGAGGGCTATCTGTTCAAGATCGCCTCGAACCTGCTGAAAAACAAATGGCGTGACGACGGGGTGCGGCGCCGGGTCCTTCATGTGGAATATGACGACGGGCTGGAGAGGGCGACGCCGCAGGGGTACGGCGGGCTGGGGGCGGTGGTGCAAAATATTGACGACCGCGACCAATGCCGATACCTGCTTAAGGTGCTGAACGGCTTCCCGCCGAAAACCCGCGATGTCTTTCTGCTCGCCCGGTTCGAGGGGATGAGCTATCATGAAATCTCACAGCACTGCGGGATGAGCACCCATATGGTCAAGAAACATATGATGAAAGCCATCGCGCAGGTCAAGGTCGCTATGGAATGTTACGGCTAA
- a CDS encoding RHS repeat-associated core domain-containing protein, whose amino-acid sequence MAVLSSRRIDFLYDGADMVGEYNSSGALARRYVHGPGLDAPLVWYEGSGTSSRRWLHADARGSIIAVTGTNGAALEPVQYDPYGVPSSYGGSRFLYTGQMSLPEAELYHYKARTYAPNLGRFLQADPIGYAAGMNLYAYVGGDPINATDSSELIKDSVCTTRTGLRIRHCVTVETGSENKLTYRETIFVESNFSNFIWNNDNLDISENGTKVPGSPDKKEIELVSQFVGTIFPGVWSDTSIQDATNGQQKLDQSTAGKLDRSWVRDRDPQTGYTMRLNMNFMKGIMRNNASALARTMIHEILHRDDLRGLIFGHNDRHRSLDAEAIQMLNTHGLAGGGCPSIPGRWTGDYFFFEIGPSYPGCD is encoded by the coding sequence ATGGCAGTCCTCAGCAGCCGCCGCATCGATTTCCTCTATGACGGCGCCGATATGGTTGGGGAATATAACAGCAGTGGCGCCCTCGCCCGCCGCTATGTGCATGGCCCCGGCCTGGATGCACCGCTGGTCTGGTATGAAGGCAGTGGCACCAGCAGTCGGCGCTGGCTGCATGCGGATGCGCGCGGCTCCATTATCGCCGTGACGGGCACCAATGGTGCGGCGTTGGAGCCGGTACAATATGACCCTTACGGCGTACCATCAAGCTATGGCGGCAGTCGCTTTCTCTATACGGGGCAGATGTCCCTACCGGAAGCGGAGCTCTATCATTACAAGGCCCGCACCTATGCGCCAAACCTCGGCCGCTTCCTGCAAGCTGATCCCATCGGTTACGCTGCCGGCATGAACCTCTATGCTTACGTGGGCGGTGATCCGATAAATGCCACGGATTCAAGCGAGTTGATTAAAGATTCAGTCTGCACCACAAGAACGGGGTTAAGAATCCGTCACTGTGTAACAGTTGAAACAGGATCAGAGAATAAACTAACTTACCGGGAAACGATTTTTGTAGAGAGTAATTTTTCCAATTTTATATGGAATAATGATAACTTGGACATATCTGAAAATGGCACCAAAGTTCCAGGCAGTCCAGATAAGAAAGAGATCGAACTGGTTTCTCAATTTGTTGGTACAATTTTTCCGGGCGTTTGGAGTGATACTTCCATTCAAGATGCGACAAACGGCCAGCAAAAACTTGACCAATCTACTGCAGGGAAACTAGATCGGAGCTGGGTGCGTGATCGGGATCCTCAAACGGGCTATACTATGCGACTAAATATGAATTTTATGAAGGGGATCATGAGAAATAACGCCAGTGCATTGGCGCGTACAATGATACATGAAATTTTACACAGAGATGATTTAAGAGGTCTAATCTTTGGGCATAATGACAGACATAGGAGTCTGGATGCTGAAGCCATTCAAATGTTGAACACGCACGGCTTGGCGGGTGGTGGCTGTCCCTCTATTCCTGGCCGTTGGACGGGAGACTATTTCTTTTTTGAGATTGGACCAAGTTATCCGGGATGCGATTAA